In Chlorogloeopsis sp. ULAP01, the following are encoded in one genomic region:
- a CDS encoding family 10 glycosylhydrolase, with protein MKHQGKSTKKSKLNKLKKIGLLILQVKLLLYCSLKILPVKATTSEPVLSIVYTQANANQWTAITNRLQATGVKYCVISLENIKSAADLGDRPVVFLPNVENLTPTVAIALEEWMSKGGRLIASGAVGSLSTPGVRQLLQTLLGGYWGFSLDSPQNLQLAPAKTQAWVSRNSLIGKVHGGVVIPNTVAAQAVAVWDAKERPAAVLTTERSTLLGWRWGVDAVSSSKTDTAWLQAALNRHADVSSGYIGRVPGGSPNCYTSVEAASKERVSTTIASANALQPADEAIDQLQQGLNLKVEPNSNAPISRTEAIALQQQLENLINRVESANLAAAAYNDNFQAAKERQVQLASTKTNIALSDINQSLTQVREIAKNLPQLIADKKYAQARSSWVQAKATLWQLFPLDRRIAQPEIRAIWLDRGTIVRARSEQGLAQIFDRLAQAGINTVFFETVNAGYTIYPSHVAPQQNPLIRGWDPLAAAVKLAHERNMELHAWVWTFAAGNQRHNQILNIKPDYPGPILAAFPDWAGYDQRGQTIPLGQGKPFLDPANPQVRQYLLRLYEEIVTRYKVDGLHLDYIRYPFQDEAAGRTYGYGQAARKQFQQLTGVDPVNISPSQKELWQKWTQFRTEQVNSFVAQVSQQLRSKRSHLILSAAVFPLKEQERIQKIQQHWEVWARRGDVDLIIPMTYAQDTFSFERLAQPWIASSKLGSALLVPGIRLLSLPTIGAFDQIQLVRDLPISGYALFAAENFHNDLQKVFSRTQGREKVTPKEPTPLRQPFQTAAARYAVLLAEWNFVRQNRQLRLPATIISEFNTQAEVLQDALNQLAAKPNASKLQAAKASIARFQSQFRIWMRLQALDNPYQVKVWENRLATIERLLHYGERTAGR; from the coding sequence GTGAAACATCAAGGTAAATCTACCAAAAAGAGCAAATTAAACAAGCTAAAAAAAATAGGATTATTGATTTTACAAGTTAAATTATTATTGTATTGTTCATTAAAAATTTTGCCTGTAAAAGCCACGACTTCTGAACCTGTATTAAGCATAGTCTATACGCAAGCAAACGCCAATCAGTGGACAGCAATTACCAATCGTTTGCAAGCAACAGGAGTGAAGTATTGCGTAATTTCTCTAGAGAACATTAAAAGCGCGGCAGATTTAGGCGATCGCCCAGTGGTGTTTTTGCCCAATGTCGAAAATTTAACACCAACAGTTGCGATCGCTCTAGAAGAATGGATGAGTAAGGGTGGGCGCTTAATTGCCAGTGGGGCAGTAGGAAGTTTGTCTACGCCGGGAGTGCGGCAATTACTGCAAACACTGTTAGGAGGTTATTGGGGATTTAGCCTTGACTCTCCTCAAAACCTGCAACTAGCACCAGCCAAGACACAAGCATGGGTAAGTCGAAATAGCCTCATTGGTAAAGTACACGGTGGTGTTGTGATTCCCAATACCGTAGCTGCCCAAGCAGTTGCTGTTTGGGATGCCAAAGAGCGCCCGGCAGCAGTACTAACGACAGAACGTTCTACCCTGTTGGGATGGCGTTGGGGAGTAGATGCTGTTTCGTCATCTAAGACAGATACTGCTTGGTTACAAGCTGCTCTCAACCGTCATGCAGATGTATCTTCTGGTTACATTGGTAGAGTACCAGGAGGTTCTCCAAATTGTTATACCTCCGTAGAGGCAGCCTCTAAGGAGAGAGTCAGCACTACCATTGCTTCTGCCAATGCCTTACAACCTGCTGATGAAGCTATCGATCAACTTCAACAAGGACTAAATTTAAAAGTCGAACCCAACTCGAATGCACCCATTAGTCGCACTGAGGCGATCGCTCTCCAGCAACAGTTAGAAAATCTGATCAATCGAGTCGAAAGCGCCAATTTAGCTGCTGCTGCCTACAATGATAACTTCCAAGCTGCCAAGGAACGGCAGGTACAGTTAGCCTCCACTAAAACTAATATTGCGCTTTCCGATATCAACCAAAGTCTTACCCAAGTACGAGAAATAGCAAAAAACTTACCACAGCTAATAGCAGATAAAAAATATGCTCAAGCCCGCTCATCCTGGGTGCAAGCAAAAGCTACCTTGTGGCAATTGTTTCCCCTAGATCGGAGAATCGCTCAACCAGAAATCAGGGCGATTTGGCTAGATCGAGGTACAATTGTCCGTGCTAGAAGTGAGCAAGGGCTCGCCCAAATTTTTGATCGCTTGGCACAAGCAGGAATCAATACAGTATTTTTTGAAACAGTCAACGCTGGTTACACCATTTATCCTAGTCACGTTGCACCACAGCAAAATCCTTTAATTCGCGGTTGGGATCCACTGGCAGCAGCAGTGAAGTTAGCCCATGAGCGAAACATGGAATTACATGCTTGGGTTTGGACTTTTGCGGCTGGCAATCAACGTCACAATCAAATTCTCAATATTAAACCAGATTACCCAGGGCCAATCCTAGCTGCTTTTCCTGATTGGGCTGGCTACGATCAACGTGGGCAAACTATACCACTAGGGCAGGGCAAACCTTTCTTAGATCCAGCCAATCCCCAGGTACGACAATATTTACTTCGGTTATATGAGGAAATTGTCACCCGCTACAAAGTCGATGGCTTGCATTTAGACTACATTCGTTACCCCTTCCAAGACGAGGCAGCCGGAAGAACTTACGGTTATGGGCAAGCAGCTAGGAAGCAATTTCAGCAACTGACAGGTGTAGATCCAGTCAATATTTCTCCCAGCCAAAAAGAACTTTGGCAAAAGTGGACTCAATTTCGTACCGAGCAAGTCAATAGCTTTGTTGCTCAAGTATCACAGCAATTGCGCTCCAAGCGATCGCACTTAATTTTGTCGGCAGCAGTATTTCCCCTCAAAGAACAAGAGCGGATTCAAAAAATTCAGCAGCATTGGGAAGTTTGGGCAAGGCGTGGTGATGTAGATTTAATCATTCCCATGACTTATGCTCAAGATACCTTTAGCTTTGAGCGACTAGCACAGCCTTGGATTGCTTCATCAAAATTAGGCTCTGCTCTGTTAGTACCAGGAATTCGTCTGCTTTCTTTACCCACTATTGGAGCATTTGATCAAATTCAATTGGTTAGAGACTTGCCAATTAGCGGTTATGCTCTATTTGCAGCAGAAAATTTTCACAACGACTTACAAAAAGTTTTTAGTCGCACCCAAGGCAGAGAAAAAGTTACACCAAAAGAACCGACTCCTCTGCGCCAGCCTTTTCAAACTGCTGCCGCTCGTTACGCAGTTTTGCTGGCTGAATGGAACTTTGTCAGGCAAAATCGCCAACTGCGATTACCAGCCACGATCATTTCGGAATTTAACACCCAAGCAGAAGTTTTACAAGATGCTTTAAATCAACTCGCTGCCAAGCCAAATGCTAGTAAATTGCAAGCAGCAAAAGCCTCTATTGCTCGCTTCCAGTCTCAATTTCGGATATGGATGCGCCTACAAGCCTTAGATAATCCCTATCAAGTCAAAGTTTGGGAAAATCGTCTTGCAACTATCGAAAGACTGCTGCATTATGGCGAGCGAACTGCGGGAAGGTAA
- a CDS encoding Uma2 family endonuclease, translated as MTVTIPIQAIELAPGSQIAIHNLSWQDFEQILADLGEKRHTRIAYYRGTLEIISPLALHERLHRIIAYITTILEIQGRNWEDFGSTTFKRPEIAGVEPDTCFYIQNTSQVKGCTQMDLNVCPPPDLAIESDVTSKTTLNAYIALGVPEVWIYNKHQLTIYILQASNYVESAFSPTFPDLLITELIPRLVQKAIDDGTSQMLRELRTLLRQSEK; from the coding sequence ATGACGGTAACTATACCCATCCAAGCCATAGAACTGGCTCCCGGTAGCCAAATCGCCATTCATAACCTATCCTGGCAAGACTTTGAGCAAATTCTCGCTGACTTAGGAGAAAAACGTCACACTCGCATCGCATACTACCGAGGCACCCTAGAAATCATATCCCCGTTAGCATTACATGAGCGTCTTCATCGCATCATTGCTTACATCACCACAATACTAGAAATCCAAGGACGCAACTGGGAAGATTTTGGCTCGACTACCTTTAAACGCCCAGAAATTGCTGGCGTAGAACCAGATACCTGCTTTTATATCCAAAACACCAGCCAGGTAAAAGGATGTACCCAAATGGACTTGAACGTTTGTCCTCCTCCAGACTTGGCCATTGAATCTGATGTTACTTCAAAAACCACCCTCAACGCATACATAGCCCTGGGCGTTCCTGAAGTGTGGATTTACAACAAGCATCAGCTAACCATTTACATCCTCCAAGCTAGCAACTACGTAGAATCTGCTTTTAGTCCCACTTTTCCCGATTTACTCATAACAGAACTTATTCCCCGACTGGTACAAAAAGCCATTGACGATGGAACCAGTCAAATGTTGCGAGAACTTAGAACCTTGCTACGTCAGTCAGAAAAATAA
- a CDS encoding fatty acid desaturase yields MTTLKIGEFTDINLSQLTEIRQDLFLVKILVFTCLSAVSVTLILSFKDIISLSAMFFLGLMYTHAAVLEHRCVHNTAFHSKQWNRIIGFLLGLPMLVSFSDYQDSHLRHHKLLGSSEDKEFFNYDCGSLKSPKILIPLLLLPHYRHVAVRLYKTIKGEDLEVFNTISNAEVKIRDEYRLMTLFLFSILAITIGFQTTIFLKIWLIPLIFASPTYALIELPEHIGCERSVADVAVNTRTITASKLAVWFTDGNNYHVEHHWLPNIPGDRLAELHSYIKPKIRYLDSSYLSFYTKFIRNIFREQVFIPEAWLPEKAQIETK; encoded by the coding sequence ATGACTACACTAAAAATAGGTGAGTTCACCGACATTAACTTAAGTCAATTGACAGAGATAAGACAAGATTTGTTCTTAGTAAAAATTTTAGTATTTACTTGTCTGAGTGCTGTCTCAGTAACTCTAATTCTAAGTTTTAAAGACATAATTTCATTGAGTGCAATGTTCTTTTTAGGACTGATGTATACTCATGCGGCAGTATTAGAGCATCGGTGCGTTCATAATACGGCTTTTCATAGTAAACAATGGAATCGAATTATAGGATTCTTATTAGGTTTACCTATGTTAGTATCCTTTTCTGACTATCAAGATAGTCATCTCAGGCATCATAAATTACTTGGAAGTTCAGAAGATAAGGAATTTTTTAATTATGACTGCGGCTCACTAAAGTCGCCAAAAATCTTAATCCCTCTTCTGCTATTACCTCACTATCGTCATGTAGCTGTAAGGTTATATAAAACAATCAAAGGAGAAGATTTAGAAGTTTTTAACACAATATCGAACGCAGAAGTAAAAATTCGAGATGAATACCGCTTAATGACTCTTTTTCTATTTTCAATTTTAGCTATTACAATAGGATTTCAAACAACAATTTTTTTGAAAATCTGGCTAATACCATTAATATTTGCCTCTCCAACTTATGCTTTGATTGAACTGCCCGAACATATAGGATGTGAGCGAAGTGTGGCAGATGTTGCTGTAAATACACGAACTATTACAGCTAGTAAATTAGCAGTGTGGTTTACAGATGGCAATAATTATCATGTTGAGCATCATTGGCTTCCTAATATACCTGGTGATAGACTGGCGGAACTACACAGTTATATAAAGCCAAAGATTCGATATTTAGATTCCTCTTACTTGTCGTTTTATACGAAGTTTATACGGAATATTTTCCGTGAACAAGTTTTTATTCCAGAAGCATGGTTACCTGAAAAAGCTCAGATAGAGACTAAATAA
- a CDS encoding SET domain-containing protein-lysine N-methyltransferase — MVQQILEYYKFVGNQDCDRKTVANVAIKKGQVIKNINFVFSLQNFLTVQVDFNQHILDELLAAMNHSCSPTSFVDLTNKQIIAERDIAVGEEITFFYPSTEWRMVRPFQCRCGSPKCITTISGAEDLPISLLKNYRINSHIKQSILKTLNISA; from the coding sequence ATGGTTCAGCAAATACTAGAATATTACAAATTTGTTGGCAATCAAGATTGTGATCGCAAGACAGTTGCTAACGTTGCGATCAAGAAAGGTCAAGTCATCAAAAATATAAACTTTGTTTTTAGTCTTCAAAATTTTTTAACTGTTCAAGTTGATTTCAACCAACATATTTTAGACGAATTGTTGGCGGCTATGAATCACTCTTGTTCGCCAACTTCCTTTGTAGACCTTACCAACAAGCAAATTATTGCAGAACGTGATATTGCTGTGGGAGAGGAAATAACATTTTTCTATCCTTCTACAGAATGGAGGATGGTTAGGCCATTTCAGTGTAGGTGCGGTTCTCCAAAGTGTATCACTACAATATCCGGAGCAGAAGATTTGCCAATCAGCTTGCTAAAGAACTACAGAATTAATTCGCACATTAAACAAAGCATCCTCAAAACACTAAATATCTCTGCATAA
- a CDS encoding aminotransferase class V-fold PLP-dependent enzyme, producing MIVDLDTGKNQDIRKILQTATEYAIRYLEGLDTRQVAPTKDAIANLIQLDEPLSNEPVDPELVLQKLDQIVPPATMAIAGPRFFGFVNGGSLPVTIAANWLATAWDQDCGLYRITPATSFLEQVALRWLLDILHLPPECGGAFVTGATVASFTALAAARHAVLKQEGWNVDADGLFGAPPITVAVSEEIHPSVLKPLGLLGLGRSRVVKVPVDAQGRMRPEAIPSLSRPAIICTQVGNVNTGACDPVAAICERARELGAWVHVDGAFGLWAGAAPSLAHLTTGVENADSWATDAHKWLNVPYDSGLAFVRDAKALRAAMAITADFLPTVTDQRNPSDYTPELSRRARGVEVWAALRSLGRSGLADLIERTCCHARRFAKELKAAGYEILNDVVLNQVLVSFGSSQTTHQIIAELQAEGTCWCGSTVWQGQTAMRISVSCWSTTDVDVERSLEVILRIAEKYCRIS from the coding sequence ATGATTGTTGATCTCGATACGGGCAAGAACCAAGACATCAGAAAAATCCTGCAAACAGCGACTGAATACGCTATTCGCTATCTTGAAGGCTTAGACACTCGTCAAGTTGCTCCTACAAAAGATGCGATCGCCAACCTCATTCAGTTAGATGAACCCCTTTCCAATGAGCCTGTCGATCCTGAACTCGTCTTACAAAAGCTCGATCAAATCGTTCCACCTGCAACAATGGCAATAGCAGGGCCTCGTTTTTTTGGGTTTGTCAATGGTGGTTCTCTGCCTGTAACTATAGCAGCTAATTGGCTAGCAACAGCATGGGATCAAGATTGTGGACTTTATCGAATCACTCCTGCTACTTCCTTTTTAGAGCAAGTGGCTCTACGTTGGCTTTTAGATATACTGCATTTACCCCCAGAATGTGGTGGTGCCTTCGTCACAGGTGCAACCGTTGCTAGCTTTACAGCCTTAGCTGCGGCTCGCCATGCCGTACTCAAACAAGAGGGTTGGAATGTAGATGCAGATGGCTTGTTTGGTGCGCCACCCATAACGGTTGCCGTCAGTGAGGAGATACACCCAAGTGTATTGAAACCGTTGGGATTATTGGGGCTAGGTCGAAGCCGAGTTGTGAAAGTTCCCGTAGATGCTCAAGGGCGGATGCGTCCGGAAGCCATTCCCAGCTTATCTCGTCCTGCAATTATCTGTACCCAAGTCGGAAATGTGAATACGGGCGCGTGCGATCCAGTGGCAGCGATTTGCGAACGTGCGCGAGAATTGGGAGCCTGGGTGCATGTAGATGGCGCGTTTGGACTCTGGGCGGGTGCAGCTCCATCGTTGGCGCACCTCACTACAGGAGTAGAAAATGCAGACTCTTGGGCGACAGATGCCCACAAGTGGTTGAATGTACCCTATGACAGTGGATTGGCGTTTGTTCGTGATGCTAAAGCTTTGCGAGCAGCGATGGCGATTACTGCCGATTTTCTGCCTACTGTCACCGATCAGCGCAATCCCTCAGATTACACACCTGAATTATCTAGGCGCGCTCGCGGTGTAGAAGTATGGGCTGCGTTGCGATCGCTCGGACGTTCTGGATTAGCAGATTTAATTGAGCGAACCTGTTGCCATGCTAGAAGATTTGCCAAGGAATTGAAAGCTGCCGGATATGAAATTCTCAACGATGTGGTGTTAAATCAAGTTTTGGTATCTTTTGGAAGCTCACAAACAACCCATCAGATCATCGCCGAGCTTCAAGCCGAGGGGACTTGTTGGTGCGGTAGCACAGTTTGGCAAGGGCAAACCGCCATGCGAATTAGTGTTTCGTGTTGGTCAACTACTGATGTCGATGTCGAACGAAGTTTAGAAGTTATACTACGAATTGCTGAGAAATATTGCCGTATTAGTTAA
- a CDS encoding phytochelatin synthase family protein, with amino-acid sequence MKKHLRNPIKLPTKIIVLGIFFAGNNIYAQTIPVSSDLIDFTSSQGEKLLIESRSRQDFFPLSTQFLTQNNQAYCGVASSVMVLNALGIPSPEAPEYKPYRIFTQENFFNNEATRKVIAPQVVARMGMTLEQLGKLLASHQVKTQVYHAGDTTIEEFRKRAAKNLKQPGNFIVVNYLRKEIGQEKGGHISPIAAYNEQTDRFLILDVSRYKYPPVWVKTADLWRAMNTFDLVSGKTRGFVVVSKN; translated from the coding sequence ATGAAAAAACATTTACGAAATCCAATTAAATTGCCTACAAAAATTATTGTTTTAGGCATTTTTTTTGCTGGAAATAATATCTATGCTCAGACGATACCTGTATCATCAGACTTGATTGATTTCACGTCTTCTCAAGGTGAAAAGCTATTAATTGAAAGTCGTTCGCGACAAGATTTCTTTCCTCTCAGTACGCAATTTTTGACACAAAACAATCAAGCATATTGTGGAGTTGCTAGTAGTGTGATGGTGTTAAATGCATTGGGAATACCGTCACCAGAAGCTCCCGAATATAAGCCTTATCGCATATTTACTCAAGAAAACTTCTTTAACAACGAAGCAACTCGAAAAGTCATAGCTCCTCAAGTTGTCGCTCGTATGGGAATGACATTAGAACAGTTAGGTAAATTATTAGCAAGCCATCAGGTAAAAACACAGGTTTATCATGCTGGTGATACTACTATAGAAGAGTTTCGCAAACGCGCTGCCAAAAATTTAAAACAACCAGGAAACTTTATTGTAGTTAACTATTTACGTAAAGAAATTGGACAAGAAAAAGGTGGCCACATATCACCAATAGCAGCTTACAATGAGCAGACAGATAGATTTTTAATTTTGGATGTTTCTCGTTATAAGTATCCACCTGTTTGGGTAAAAACAGCAGATTTATGGAGGGCAATGAACACTTTTGATTTAGTATCTGGTAAAACACGTGGATTTGTAGTTGTCAGCAAAAATTAA
- a CDS encoding glycine betaine ABC transporter substrate-binding protein, protein MKKIFIFFLLTFTLVFAIASCQTSNNSGGSGNIVVASKGFTEQDILSELLAQQIEGTTNLKVGRRRFTSALVTHQALVAGKIDAYVEYTGTALVGILKQQGVKDPKVVYEQLKQAYAQKFNLEVMAPLGFENTFAMIIRGDDARRYQLQTLSEAAQYTPQWRGGFGYEFMEREDGFPGLAKTYDLRFAKSPRLMDLGLIYRALLQKQVDMINGNSTDGQISRLDLVILKDNKQYFPPYQAVPIVRQQTLQKYPELRKAISQLEERVTAQEMQRLNYLVEGELRDIKEVVLEFRKSKGLV, encoded by the coding sequence ATGAAAAAAATTTTTATATTTTTCCTTTTAACTTTTACTTTAGTATTTGCAATTGCTAGCTGTCAAACCAGTAACAATAGTGGAGGTAGTGGTAATATTGTTGTTGCTTCTAAGGGTTTTACCGAACAAGATATTTTAAGCGAACTTTTAGCACAGCAAATCGAGGGAACAACTAATTTAAAAGTTGGGCGTCGCCGCTTTACTAGTGCCTTAGTTACTCATCAAGCTCTTGTTGCTGGCAAAATTGATGCCTATGTAGAATACACAGGTACAGCTCTTGTTGGGATTTTGAAACAACAAGGAGTTAAAGATCCAAAAGTTGTTTACGAACAATTAAAACAAGCTTATGCTCAGAAGTTTAATTTAGAAGTGATGGCACCTTTGGGTTTTGAAAATACATTTGCCATGATAATACGTGGTGATGATGCAAGGCGCTATCAACTTCAAACTCTTTCTGAAGCTGCTCAATATACGCCCCAGTGGCGTGGTGGTTTTGGTTATGAATTTATGGAACGAGAAGATGGTTTTCCAGGATTAGCTAAAACTTATGATTTACGCTTTGCCAAATCTCCCCGCCTCATGGATTTAGGGTTAATATACCGAGCGCTACTGCAAAAACAAGTAGATATGATCAACGGTAATTCCACTGATGGGCAAATTTCCCGCTTAGATTTGGTCATATTAAAAGATAATAAACAGTACTTTCCCCCTTATCAAGCAGTACCAATTGTGCGTCAACAAACATTACAAAAGTACCCTGAATTAAGGAAAGCCATATCTCAACTTGAAGAACGTGTTACCGCTCAAGAAATGCAAAGACTAAATTATTTAGTAGAAGGAGAATTACGTGATATTAAAGAAGTTGTATTGGAGTTTCGTAAATCTAAAGGTTTAGTATGA